In Entomomonas moraniae, one DNA window encodes the following:
- the rfbA gene encoding glucose-1-phosphate thymidylyltransferase RfbA: MGRRKGIILAGGSGTRLHPITLGVSKQLLPVYDKPMIYYPMSTLMLADIQDILIISTPTDLPFFERIFGDGSELGLNIEYAEQPSPDGLAQAFIIGEKFIGNDPCCLILGDNIFHGANFSVSLKQANEKQVGATVFGYHVSDPKRFGVVDFDSTGKVLSIEEKPAKPKSNYAVTGLYFYDNNVINIAKNIKPSPRGELEITDVNCVYLEQQTLDVKLLGRGFAWLDSGTHDSLLEASQYVYTLEKRQDAKIACLEEIAFVKGWISAEQLEKKANQLSKTHYGEYLKKLLQEV; the protein is encoded by the coding sequence ATGGGAAGAAGAAAGGGTATTATTTTAGCGGGTGGATCAGGCACGAGATTGCATCCTATAACATTAGGCGTATCAAAGCAGTTATTACCTGTTTATGATAAACCAATGATCTACTATCCGATGTCTACACTGATGCTGGCGGATATTCAAGATATATTGATTATTTCTACCCCTACGGATTTACCCTTCTTTGAGCGAATTTTTGGTGATGGTAGTGAGTTAGGATTAAATATTGAGTACGCTGAGCAACCATCACCAGACGGTTTAGCACAAGCATTTATTATTGGCGAAAAGTTCATTGGAAATGATCCTTGTTGTTTAATTTTAGGTGATAATATTTTTCATGGTGCTAACTTTTCTGTAAGCCTAAAGCAAGCCAATGAGAAGCAGGTAGGTGCTACGGTTTTTGGTTATCATGTTTCAGACCCTAAACGTTTTGGTGTGGTTGACTTTGATTCAACAGGTAAGGTTTTAAGCATTGAAGAAAAGCCTGCAAAACCTAAGTCTAATTATGCTGTGACAGGTCTTTATTTTTACGACAACAATGTCATTAATATTGCCAAAAATATTAAACCTTCTCCTCGTGGTGAGTTAGAGATCACGGATGTGAATTGTGTTTATCTTGAGCAGCAAACGTTAGATGTTAAATTGTTGGGACGTGGCTTTGCTTGGTTAGACAGTGGTACACATGACTCTTTATTGGAAGCTAGCCAATACGTTTATACCCTTGAGAAACGTCAAGATGCTAAAATTGCTTGTTTAGAAGAAATTGCCTTTGTGAAAGGTTGGATTAGCGCAGAGCAACTAGAGAAAAAAGCGAATCAATTATCTAAAACGCACTATGGCGAATATTTGAAAAAACTTTTGCAAGAAGTATAA
- the iscX gene encoding Fe-S cluster assembly protein IscX, translating into MTLKWTDVQEIAIQLSDSFPDIDPLTINFVNLRQKVMELPNFSDDPERCGEKVLEAIQTAWIEEVE; encoded by the coding sequence ATGACTCTTAAATGGACAGATGTACAAGAAATCGCCATTCAGCTCAGTGATTCATTTCCTGATATTGATCCATTAACCATAAATTTTGTTAACTTACGCCAGAAAGTAATGGAGCTTCCTAACTTTTCAGATGATCCTGAGCGCTGTGGTGAAAAAGTTTTAGAAGCAATACAAACAGCTTGGATAGAAGAAGTTGAATAA
- a CDS encoding toxin-antitoxin system YwqK family antitoxin, which translates to MLRKSVFFSFMLSMVLGTATVWAGDVPNTTDEKPIAETIMNPPLKEGSIVGFFSRYWIPIDEKTPDGYYRKFIGMEEENFFLVQDFFTETGRKQSDPVLVSSIYDVKNSGFLKTIKGPYITWYQNGQKQSEAFYKTIGVLDGAFQAWYSNGTSKMKGAYVNGKKSGSWSEWYESGQLKLQANYEKGLLNGAFSRWFENGQQQAVGIYNKGLLNGLWIIWNSKGEKISEGEYVASKRENLWTYYTAGKKWAEGNYAANLQDGTWIYWDDKGNKLKSVLYQKGIPVGEEMF; encoded by the coding sequence ATGTTGAGGAAGTCTGTTTTTTTTAGTTTTATGCTGTCTATGGTGCTAGGAACGGCAACCGTATGGGCTGGGGACGTGCCAAACACGACAGATGAAAAGCCTATTGCTGAAACGATTATGAACCCACCACTAAAAGAAGGTAGTATCGTTGGTTTTTTTAGTCGTTATTGGATACCCATCGATGAAAAAACACCAGATGGTTATTATCGTAAATTTATTGGAATGGAAGAGGAAAACTTCTTTCTTGTTCAAGATTTTTTTACAGAAACTGGTCGTAAGCAGTCAGACCCTGTGTTGGTGAGTAGTATTTATGATGTTAAAAACTCTGGTTTTCTAAAAACCATTAAAGGCCCTTATATAACGTGGTACCAAAATGGCCAAAAGCAGTCAGAGGCTTTTTATAAGACTATAGGCGTGCTCGATGGTGCTTTTCAAGCATGGTACAGTAATGGAACATCTAAAATGAAAGGCGCTTATGTTAATGGTAAAAAGTCTGGTAGTTGGAGTGAGTGGTACGAGAGTGGCCAGTTAAAGTTACAAGCAAATTATGAGAAGGGCTTATTGAATGGTGCTTTTTCTCGCTGGTTTGAAAATGGCCAACAACAGGCGGTAGGCATTTATAATAAGGGATTATTAAATGGCCTTTGGATTATTTGGAATAGTAAGGGTGAAAAAATATCTGAGGGCGAGTATGTGGCCAGTAAGCGTGAAAATTTATGGACTTACTATACTGCAGGTAAAAAATGGGCTGAAGGTAATTATGCAGCTAATTTACAGGATGGTACTTGGATTTATTGGGATGACAAAGGAAATAAACTAAAAAGTGTTTTATACCAAAAAGGAATACCAGTAGGGGAAGAAATGTTTTGA
- a CDS encoding IscS subfamily cysteine desulfurase → MNSPIYLDYSATTPVDPRVAKKMIECLTMEGNFGNPASRSHIFGWKAEEAVENARRQVADVIGADPREIVWTSGATEADNLALKGAAHFYASKGKHLITSKIEHKAVLDTMRQLEREGFEVTYLTPTPEGEITVDMIKEAVREDTILVSVMHVNNEIGTINDIGAIGEFTRSKGILFHVDAAQSIGKLPIDLEHLKVDLMSLCAHKIYGPKGVGALYVRRKPRVRIEAQMHGGGHERGMRSGTLPTHQIVGMAEALHLGKLEMQKDHDHAAKLRDRFYQQVNQLEEVYVNGSLENSVPNLLNLSFNYVEGESLMMSLKDLAVSSGSACTSASLEPSYVLRALGRNDELAHSSIRFGFGRFTTEQEVDIAAQKVCEAVNKLRELSPLWDMHKEGIDISKIEWQAH, encoded by the coding sequence ATGAACTCACCTATTTACTTAGACTACTCTGCAACTACACCCGTCGACCCACGTGTGGCAAAAAAAATGATCGAATGCTTAACGATGGAGGGTAACTTTGGTAACCCGGCATCGCGTTCGCACATTTTTGGCTGGAAAGCAGAAGAAGCAGTAGAAAATGCTCGTCGTCAAGTAGCGGATGTGATTGGTGCTGATCCTCGTGAAATTGTATGGACATCAGGAGCAACTGAGGCAGATAACCTAGCGTTAAAAGGCGCAGCTCATTTTTATGCCAGCAAAGGAAAACATTTAATTACCTCAAAAATTGAGCACAAAGCAGTCCTCGACACGATGCGCCAATTGGAGAGAGAAGGGTTTGAAGTTACCTACCTAACCCCAACACCTGAGGGTGAAATTACTGTTGATATGATTAAAGAAGCGGTAAGAGAAGATACCATTCTTGTTTCCGTTATGCATGTCAACAATGAAATAGGCACTATCAATGACATAGGTGCTATTGGAGAGTTTACACGATCAAAAGGCATATTATTCCACGTTGATGCAGCCCAATCTATCGGAAAATTACCTATTGATCTAGAACACCTTAAAGTCGATTTAATGTCTTTATGCGCCCATAAAATCTATGGCCCTAAAGGTGTGGGTGCACTTTATGTACGCCGCAAACCAAGAGTCAGAATCGAAGCTCAAATGCATGGTGGTGGTCATGAGCGTGGCATGCGTTCAGGTACATTACCGACACACCAAATTGTTGGTATGGCTGAGGCTCTGCACTTAGGTAAACTAGAAATGCAAAAAGATCATGACCATGCAGCGAAACTACGTGATCGCTTCTATCAACAAGTAAACCAACTTGAAGAAGTTTATGTGAATGGCTCACTTGAAAATAGTGTCCCTAACCTTCTCAACTTAAGTTTTAATTATGTTGAAGGTGAATCACTTATGATGTCACTAAAAGATTTAGCCGTCTCATCAGGATCGGCCTGTACTTCAGCATCACTCGAGCCCTCTTACGTATTGAGAGCATTAGGGCGTAATGATGAACTAGCCCATAGTTCAATTCGTTTTGGATTTGGCCGCTTTACAACTGAACAAGAAGTCGATATTGCTGCTCAAAAAGTTTGTGAAGCAGTCAACAAACTACGTGAACTTTCACCTTTATGGGACATGCATAAAGAAGGTATCGATATTTCTAAAATAGAATGGCAAGCACACTAA
- the iscU gene encoding Fe-S cluster assembly scaffold IscU — MAYSDKVIDHYENPRNVGKMDAEDPNVGTGMVGAPACGDVMRLQIKVNDDGVIEDAKFKTYGCGSAIASSSLATEWMKGKTLDEAGNIKNTQLAEELALPPVKIHCSVLAEDAIKAAITDYKTKKGLS, encoded by the coding sequence ATGGCATACAGCGATAAAGTTATCGATCATTACGAAAATCCTCGTAATGTAGGTAAAATGGATGCAGAAGACCCCAATGTTGGAACCGGCATGGTGGGAGCTCCCGCTTGTGGCGACGTAATGCGCCTACAAATTAAAGTCAATGATGACGGCGTTATTGAAGATGCCAAATTTAAAACCTATGGGTGTGGCAGTGCCATAGCCTCTAGCTCACTAGCTACTGAGTGGATGAAAGGCAAAACCCTAGACGAAGCAGGTAATATTAAAAATACACAACTTGCGGAAGAGTTAGCACTACCTCCTGTAAAAATCCATTGTTCTGTTTTAGCAGAAGATGCAATTAAAGCAGCAATTACAGACTATAAAACTAAAAAAGGTTTATCATAA
- the hscB gene encoding co-chaperone HscB: MKDLNSTTLTCAVNAGAEKASISEECRGDKPCYFALLDLKPHFDIDLKALAERYRSKVTAVHPDRFISASEREKRLALEQSANLNEAYQILKTPSQRARYLLSLRGGNIPLETTVQDPEFLMQQMQWHEELDELNEQANIEQLDSFKKRIKKVQTSLEADFNEHWQNSESYLHAEQLVRRMQFMDKLALSVKQLEEHLDNQPE, from the coding sequence ATGAAGGATTTAAATTCAACAACCCTAACGTGCGCGGTGAATGCGGGTGCGGAGAAAGCTTCAATATCTGAGGAATGTAGAGGCGATAAGCCTTGTTATTTCGCTTTATTGGATCTAAAACCGCACTTTGATATTGATCTCAAAGCATTAGCAGAGCGCTATCGTAGTAAAGTAACGGCAGTACATCCTGATCGTTTTATTTCTGCGTCTGAGCGTGAAAAACGTTTAGCTTTAGAGCAATCAGCAAACCTCAATGAAGCCTATCAGATCTTAAAAACGCCTTCACAGCGTGCACGCTATTTACTCAGTTTAAGAGGGGGTAATATTCCTCTAGAAACAACCGTACAAGACCCTGAGTTTCTTATGCAGCAAATGCAATGGCATGAAGAGCTTGACGAACTAAATGAGCAAGCCAATATTGAACAGTTAGACAGTTTTAAAAAACGCATCAAAAAAGTGCAAACAAGCCTTGAGGCTGACTTTAATGAACATTGGCAAAATAGTGAAAGTTATTTACACGCAGAGCAGCTTGTTAGACGCATGCAATTTATGGATAAACTCGCGTTATCTGTAAAGCAACTTGAAGAACATCTGGATAATCAACCTGAATAA
- the hscA gene encoding Fe-S protein assembly chaperone HscA has product MSLLQIAEPGQSPKPHQKKLAVGIDLGTTNSLVASILSGIPTALTDINGNMLLPSVIRYLPDNIKEVGYSAKQSATIDPLNTISSVKRLMGRGISDIKQLGNQLPYHFTQGESNMPFIETIQGAKSPVEVSAEILKALKKRAEQSLNGELVGAVITVPAYFDDAQRQATKDAAQLAGLTVLRLLNEPTAAAVAYGLDKKTEGVIAVYDLGGGTFDISILRLAKGVFEVLSTGGDSSLGGDDIDHYIADWIIKQANLSQNLSPAEQKQLLKIACTAKESLTEQTETLIKYGTWQQTLTRTQFNEMIHPLIERTLKACRRAIRDTELELTEITDVVMVGGSTRIPFVREKVGELFNTIPHTEIDPDQVVALGAAIQADALVGNRSADDQLLLLDVIPLSLGLETMGGLMEKVIPRNTTIPVARAQDFTTYKDGQTAMMVHVLQGERELVSDCRSLARFTLRGIPPMVAGAAKIRVTFQVDADGLLAVSAQELTSGAHAAIQVKPSYGLTDGEIARMLQDSFEHAENDKQQRSLTEALVEAIQLIEITETALDIDGQQLLTAQEINVIESEINALNQAINTRNLLTIEKQTKRLAKATDPFAAKRMDAGIRQALSGRTLDEIDN; this is encoded by the coding sequence ATGTCTTTATTGCAAATAGCAGAACCCGGTCAAAGTCCTAAGCCCCACCAAAAAAAACTGGCGGTAGGGATAGACTTGGGGACAACAAACTCCTTAGTCGCCAGCATATTAAGTGGTATACCAACGGCATTAACCGATATTAATGGTAATATGCTCCTTCCTTCTGTCATACGATATTTACCCGATAATATCAAAGAGGTGGGTTACTCTGCTAAACAATCTGCAACGATAGACCCCCTAAATACTATCTCCTCTGTAAAACGATTAATGGGCCGTGGTATTAGCGATATAAAACAACTGGGTAATCAACTGCCTTATCATTTTACTCAAGGTGAGTCGAACATGCCATTTATTGAAACCATCCAAGGTGCCAAAAGCCCTGTTGAGGTTTCAGCAGAAATACTTAAAGCATTAAAAAAACGCGCTGAACAAAGTTTAAATGGTGAGTTAGTCGGTGCTGTTATTACTGTCCCCGCTTACTTTGACGATGCTCAACGCCAAGCAACCAAAGACGCCGCACAGCTTGCTGGGCTTACTGTACTACGTTTACTCAATGAGCCAACGGCTGCCGCAGTTGCTTATGGACTAGATAAAAAAACTGAAGGAGTCATCGCTGTTTATGATTTGGGTGGTGGTACCTTCGATATCTCAATACTGCGCCTTGCCAAAGGGGTATTCGAAGTACTTTCTACAGGCGGTGACAGTTCTCTAGGTGGTGATGATATTGACCACTACATCGCTGACTGGATAATTAAGCAAGCGAACCTATCTCAAAATCTTTCCCCTGCCGAACAGAAACAGCTATTAAAGATAGCCTGTACCGCTAAAGAATCGCTAACAGAACAAACAGAAACACTCATTAAATATGGAACTTGGCAACAGACGTTAACAAGAACCCAATTTAATGAAATGATCCACCCCTTAATAGAAAGAACGCTTAAGGCTTGCCGACGCGCTATCCGTGATACAGAACTGGAACTCACCGAAATAACCGACGTTGTTATGGTTGGTGGCTCTACCCGTATTCCTTTTGTGAGAGAAAAAGTAGGTGAGTTATTCAATACGATACCTCACACAGAAATAGACCCTGACCAGGTTGTTGCTCTAGGTGCGGCAATTCAGGCTGATGCATTGGTTGGTAATCGTAGTGCAGACGACCAACTACTGCTCCTAGATGTGATTCCACTCTCTTTAGGTCTTGAAACTATGGGGGGATTAATGGAAAAAGTGATACCTCGTAACACCACTATCCCTGTTGCACGAGCACAAGACTTTACTACCTATAAAGATGGCCAAACAGCCATGATGGTTCATGTGTTACAAGGAGAGCGTGAGCTGGTTTCAGATTGTCGCTCACTCGCCCGCTTTACCCTTCGTGGCATTCCGCCTATGGTAGCCGGAGCAGCAAAAATCAGAGTAACATTCCAAGTAGACGCAGATGGCTTATTAGCTGTTTCTGCGCAAGAGCTTACCAGTGGTGCACATGCTGCTATTCAAGTAAAACCCTCTTACGGGCTTACTGATGGTGAAATTGCACGCATGTTACAAGACTCTTTCGAACATGCAGAGAATGATAAACAACAACGTAGCCTAACAGAAGCATTAGTAGAGGCTATCCAACTTATTGAAATAACAGAAACGGCTTTAGATATTGACGGTCAACAATTACTAACCGCTCAAGAAATAAATGTGATTGAGAGTGAAATCAATGCATTAAATCAAGCAATAAATACTCGAAACTTACTCACTATTGAAAAACAAACCAAACGACTGGCTAAAGCAACAGATCCTTTTGCTGCTAAACGAATGGATGCGGGAATAAGACAAGCACTGAGCGGCCGCACACTTGACGAAATAGACAACTAA
- a CDS encoding toxin-antitoxin system YwqK family antitoxin: MIKSATYKAYLCCLLLNSYSLAFASHTVDAIPVSIEQTTTAIGVGKIVAENALIYRKIIEITSDQQFKVQNFYKHTHHKQSDILTIKNRNKLTTFQELQFYNLRNLMFDGDLTLWFDNGNKSMSVKINQGNADGPFNTYYITGDKEIEGYYYAGRPDGLWRFWTQEGKLDKQVYYQQGIIHWQKSSIQIQEL; encoded by the coding sequence ATGATAAAATCGGCAACTTATAAAGCCTACCTCTGTTGTTTGTTATTAAATAGTTACAGCTTAGCTTTTGCTAGTCATACTGTTGATGCAATACCAGTATCAATAGAACAAACAACCACAGCCATTGGCGTAGGAAAGATCGTGGCAGAAAATGCATTGATCTATCGGAAAATTATTGAAATAACAAGTGATCAACAGTTCAAAGTACAAAACTTTTATAAGCATACTCACCATAAACAATCTGACATTCTTACTATTAAAAACCGTAATAAACTTACAACATTTCAAGAGCTCCAATTTTATAACCTAAGAAATCTAATGTTCGATGGTGATCTGACTCTATGGTTTGATAATGGTAATAAATCGATGAGCGTCAAAATTAATCAAGGCAATGCTGATGGCCCTTTCAATACTTATTATATAACAGGCGATAAGGAAATTGAGGGATATTACTACGCTGGGAGACCAGATGGGCTTTGGAGATTTTGGACACAAGAAGGCAAGTTAGACAAACAAGTGTATTACCAACAAGGTATCATACATTGGCAAAAAAGCAGTATTCAAATACAGGAGCTTTGA
- the iscR gene encoding Fe-S cluster assembly transcriptional regulator IscR — MRLTTKGRYAVTAMIDLAINATDTPVSLVDISERQSISLSYLEQLFSKLRHYNLVKSVRGPGGGYQLSQSADLIDIAQVIDAVNESVDATRCQGSSNGCNAGDICLTHFLWQDLSNQIHDFLAGITLADLVNKQEVRNVARNQTARQKIDSKLKMNKIKSSLVE; from the coding sequence ATGCGCTTAACAACAAAAGGGCGTTATGCTGTGACAGCCATGATTGATTTAGCAATTAATGCAACAGATACCCCCGTATCTCTAGTAGATATTTCAGAAAGACAAAGTATCTCTCTCTCCTACTTGGAGCAGTTATTTTCTAAATTAAGGCACTACAATCTTGTCAAAAGTGTAAGAGGCCCTGGTGGTGGTTACCAATTATCTCAAAGTGCTGACCTAATAGATATTGCTCAAGTCATTGATGCAGTAAACGAATCAGTAGATGCTACACGTTGTCAAGGTAGTTCTAATGGCTGTAATGCAGGAGATATTTGTTTAACTCACTTTTTATGGCAAGACCTAAGCAATCAAATCCATGATTTCTTAGCGGGTATTACGTTGGCTGATCTCGTTAATAAGCAAGAAGTACGCAATGTTGCACGTAACCAAACTGCACGACAAAAAATAGACAGTAAACTAAAAATGAACAAAATTAAAAGTTCTTTAGTTGAATAA
- a CDS encoding acetolactate synthase large subunit: protein MTKASDLVVQCLESEGVKYIFGIPGEENLDLLDSLSRSKQIELILTRHEQSAGFMAATYGRLTGKVGVCLSTLGPGATNLVTAGAYAYLGGMPLLMITGQKPIRHSKQGRFQILDVVGMMSPLTKFTHQLASADNIPSRIREAVRLAEEEKPGAVHLELPEDVAEDETDNTPIPASLTRRPLAEGKAIRAAVSKMEAAKSPVLVIGAGANRKMTARVLYQLIEKTGIPFVTTQMGKGVVDESHPRFLGNAALSSGDFVHKALESADLIINVGHDVIEKPPFFMVRGGTEVIHINFRSAEVDPVYFPQIEVVGDIANAIWQIKQEIIVQPTWDFSRLLTIREANEAYLRIGADDDRFPMYPQRLVADLRNIMPADGIVTLDNGVYKIWFARNYKAHMPNTVLLDNALATMGAGLPSAMAARLVHPDIPIVAVCGDGGFMMNSQELETAVRLGLHLVVIILRDDAYGMIRWKQSNMHFDDFGLTYGNPDFVKYAESYGASGHRVNSAAEFASLVQKCLNEPGVHVIDCPVDYSENDHILNHKIKELSAKI from the coding sequence ATGACTAAAGCCTCTGATCTTGTTGTACAATGCCTTGAAAGTGAAGGTGTTAAATATATCTTTGGTATTCCTGGTGAAGAGAATCTTGATCTACTAGACTCTTTATCACGCTCAAAACAAATTGAATTAATTTTGACCCGTCATGAACAGTCTGCTGGTTTTATGGCTGCTACCTATGGGCGTTTGACGGGAAAAGTTGGCGTGTGTTTATCAACATTAGGGCCGGGAGCAACAAATCTTGTAACGGCAGGGGCATATGCTTATTTAGGTGGTATGCCATTATTAATGATTACTGGGCAAAAGCCTATTAGACATTCTAAACAAGGCCGTTTTCAGATATTAGATGTTGTGGGCATGATGTCGCCTTTAACAAAATTTACCCATCAGTTGGCGTCTGCAGATAATATCCCTTCAAGAATACGCGAGGCGGTTCGTTTAGCAGAGGAAGAAAAGCCAGGTGCAGTTCATTTAGAGCTACCAGAAGATGTGGCTGAAGATGAGACAGATAACACCCCGATTCCTGCTAGCTTAACGCGTCGACCATTAGCTGAAGGGAAGGCAATTCGTGCAGCTGTCTCTAAAATGGAAGCGGCGAAAAGCCCTGTGTTAGTCATTGGTGCTGGCGCTAATCGTAAGATGACAGCGCGAGTTTTATACCAATTAATTGAAAAAACAGGCATTCCTTTTGTCACAACGCAAATGGGGAAAGGTGTGGTTGATGAAAGTCATCCTCGTTTTCTTGGTAACGCCGCATTGTCATCGGGTGATTTTGTACATAAGGCATTAGAGTCTGCCGATTTAATTATTAATGTAGGCCATGATGTTATTGAAAAGCCTCCATTCTTCATGGTGCGTGGTGGAACAGAAGTTATTCATATTAACTTCCGTTCGGCAGAAGTGGATCCTGTTTATTTCCCTCAAATTGAGGTAGTGGGCGATATTGCTAATGCTATATGGCAAATTAAACAAGAAATTATTGTGCAACCAACATGGGATTTTTCACGTTTATTAACGATTCGTGAAGCCAATGAGGCCTACTTAAGAATAGGTGCCGATGATGATCGTTTCCCGATGTACCCACAACGATTAGTCGCAGATTTACGTAATATTATGCCAGCAGATGGTATTGTAACGTTGGATAATGGCGTTTATAAGATTTGGTTTGCTCGTAATTATAAAGCACATATGCCAAATACAGTGTTATTAGATAACGCATTGGCTACGATGGGCGCAGGCCTTCCTTCTGCGATGGCGGCACGTTTAGTGCATCCAGATATACCTATCGTTGCTGTTTGTGGTGATGGTGGTTTTATGATGAATAGCCAAGAATTAGAAACAGCTGTACGTTTAGGTCTTCACCTTGTTGTCATTATTTTGCGTGATGATGCTTATGGTATGATTCGTTGGAAACAATCAAATATGCATTTTGACGATTTTGGTTTAACGTATGGTAATCCTGATTTTGTAAAATATGCAGAAAGCTATGGTGCTTCCGGACATCGTGTAAATAGCGCGGCAGAATTTGCATCATTGGTACAAAAATGCTTAAATGAACCTGGTGTACATGTGATTGATTGCCCTGTTGATTACAGTGAAAATGATCATATTTTAAACCATAAAATTAAAGAGCTTAGTGCTAAGATTTAA
- the fdx gene encoding ISC system 2Fe-2S type ferredoxin encodes MPTITFLPNEEYCPDGAIVEAETGETIIEAAMRNGIEIDHACEMSCACTTCHVIVRDGFDSLPPSDELEDDMLDKAWGLEPDSRLSCQAVVGDEDLIVEIPRYTINQISENH; translated from the coding sequence ATGCCAACTATTACCTTTCTACCAAATGAAGAATACTGCCCAGACGGCGCTATTGTAGAAGCAGAAACAGGAGAAACCATTATTGAAGCGGCAATGCGCAATGGTATTGAAATAGATCATGCCTGTGAGATGTCTTGTGCTTGTACGACTTGCCATGTCATCGTACGTGATGGTTTTGATAGCTTACCTCCTTCTGATGAATTAGAGGATGATATGTTAGATAAAGCATGGGGGTTAGAACCAGACTCACGCCTTTCATGCCAAGCCGTTGTCGGTGATGAGGATTTAATTGTAGAAATCCCCCGTTACACTATTAACCAAATTTCAGAAAATCACTAG
- the iscA gene encoding iron-sulfur cluster assembly protein IscA, with protein sequence MAITMTSAAAKHIETALANRGKGIGIRLGVRTTGCSGMAYVLEFVDDTDQSDLIFEQDGVKVIVDPKSLIYIDGTELDFVREGLNEGFKFNNPNVRGECGCGESFNI encoded by the coding sequence ATGGCAATTACAATGACCTCTGCAGCAGCTAAACATATTGAAACAGCATTAGCTAATCGCGGAAAAGGTATTGGCATTCGACTAGGTGTTCGCACCACAGGTTGCTCAGGAATGGCTTATGTTCTTGAATTTGTAGATGATACAGATCAAAGTGATCTCATTTTTGAGCAAGATGGGGTAAAAGTGATTGTCGACCCTAAAAGTTTGATTTACATTGATGGCACAGAACTAGATTTTGTTCGAGAAGGTCTAAATGAAGGATTTAAATTCAACAACCCTAACGTGCGCGGTGAATGCGGGTGCGGAGAAAGCTTCAATATCTGA